In a genomic window of Flavobacterium lipolyticum:
- a CDS encoding VanZ family protein — MPKQLLLIWAIICSGIITYFCLTDSSNIPAVNFPSIDKIVHFCFHFGFTISWILFFKKELKGKAPDDYKAYLISFIFSVFFGITIEILQGVLTVTRASDVTDVLANTLGAIFGIFAAIVFKKQIDKI, encoded by the coding sequence GTGCCTAAACAATTGCTCTTAATCTGGGCAATTATCTGCTCAGGAATCATTACTTATTTTTGTTTAACAGATTCCAGTAATATTCCGGCGGTAAATTTTCCGAGTATAGATAAGATTGTCCATTTTTGTTTTCATTTTGGATTTACAATTTCCTGGATTTTGTTTTTCAAAAAAGAGCTGAAAGGAAAAGCACCAGACGATTACAAAGCCTATTTAATTTCATTTATATTTTCTGTTTTTTTCGGAATTACAATCGAAATTCTGCAAGGTGTTTTAACGGTTACACGAGCATCAGATGTAACAGATGTTTTAGCCAATACACTTGGAGCTATTTTTGGCATCTTTGCCGCTATAGTTTTTAAAAAACAAATCGATAAAATTTAA
- a CDS encoding cytochrome c oxidase subunit 3, with amino-acid sequence MEMTMTKTETAAEEKLRKAKSAKLILLFAMVSMTMMFAGLTSAFVVSKSRADWLKNFELPTAFYYSTAVILACSVTFYLAKKAIQKDNRSATTALLLGTLALGILFVVLQFAGFGQIVESGYYFTGEGSSITTTFLYVVTVTHLLHLAGGLISLLIIIYNHFKQKYNSTQTLGIELGAMYWHFLDLLWLYLFLFLYFFK; translated from the coding sequence ATGGAAATGACAATGACAAAAACAGAAACGGCAGCGGAAGAGAAGCTAAGGAAAGCCAAATCGGCAAAACTTATCCTCTTGTTTGCAATGGTAAGTATGACCATGATGTTTGCCGGACTTACAAGTGCTTTTGTGGTAAGTAAATCAAGAGCCGACTGGTTGAAGAATTTTGAATTGCCAACGGCATTTTATTATAGTACAGCAGTTATTTTGGCTTGTAGTGTTACTTTTTACCTGGCTAAAAAAGCCATTCAGAAAGACAATAGAAGCGCTACTACAGCTTTACTTTTGGGAACTTTAGCTTTAGGGATTTTGTTCGTGGTGCTGCAATTTGCAGGTTTTGGACAAATCGTAGAAAGCGGGTATTATTTTACAGGAGAAGGTAGTTCAATTACTACAACATTTTTGTATGTAGTAACCGTGACACACTTGTTACACTTGGCTGGAGGATTAATTTCACTTTTAATTATAATTTATAATCATTTTAAACAAAAATACAATTCGACTCAAACTCTTGGTATAGAACTAGGTGCGATGTATTGGCACTTTTTGGATTTATTATGGTTGTATTTATTTTTATTTTTATATTTCTTTAAATAA
- the cyoE gene encoding heme o synthase produces the protein MNATKNTFSLKSIFTDFKEITKAGLAISVLFSSVAGYLLGVNEEHPFKWSVLAVLAIGGYCMVGASNAFNQVIEKDIDALMDRTKNRPVPSGRMSPKMALFVASLLTIIGIALLYTINAKSAMFAAISIFLYTSIYTPLKTVTSLSVFVGAFPGAIPFMLGWVAATGEFGIEAGTLFLIQFFWQFPHFWAIGWFLYEDYEKAGIFMLPTGKKDKGTALQVILYTVWLIVASLLPVLGYTGQLFISPIAAILVFLLGLWMLFYAVRLYQLRTPKAARTLMLVSVSYISLLQIVFIVDKFLR, from the coding sequence TTGAACGCGACTAAAAATACATTTTCACTAAAATCAATATTTACCGATTTCAAAGAGATTACCAAAGCTGGTTTAGCAATCAGCGTATTGTTCTCTTCTGTGGCCGGATATTTATTGGGAGTTAATGAGGAACATCCTTTTAAATGGAGTGTTTTGGCAGTTTTGGCAATCGGTGGATATTGCATGGTTGGAGCTTCGAATGCATTTAATCAGGTGATCGAAAAAGATATCGATGCTTTAATGGACCGAACCAAAAATCGCCCGGTTCCTTCAGGACGCATGTCTCCAAAAATGGCTTTGTTTGTAGCAAGTTTGCTTACTATTATTGGTATTGCCTTGCTTTACACTATAAATGCTAAGTCGGCTATGTTTGCCGCAATCTCCATATTCTTATACACCAGTATTTATACCCCTTTGAAAACGGTAACTTCGTTGTCTGTTTTTGTTGGTGCTTTTCCGGGGGCAATTCCTTTCATGTTAGGCTGGGTTGCCGCTACAGGAGAATTTGGTATAGAGGCCGGAACGCTGTTTTTGATTCAGTTTTTCTGGCAATTTCCTCACTTTTGGGCAATTGGCTGGTTTTTGTATGAAGATTATGAGAAAGCCGGAATCTTCATGTTGCCAACAGGGAAAAAAGATAAAGGAACCGCTTTGCAGGTTATTTTATATACAGTTTGGTTGATTGTTGCTTCGTTATTACCGGTTTTAGGATATACAGGGCAATTGTTTATTTCGCCAATAGCAGCAATTTTAGTGTTTTTGTTAGGTTTATGGATGTTGTTTTATGCAGTACGTTTGTATCAGTTAAGAACACCAAAAGCAGCGAGAACATTAATGTTGGTAAGTGTTTCGTATATCTCGTTACTGCAAATCGTATTTATAGTAGATAAATTTTTAAGATAG
- a CDS encoding energy transducer TonB → MNKIALSFILTLTALFAFSQESNNTSIKPGFAAEQFPVFPNCENLQSKQLENCFYKEVQDFVFQNYQVPENLKQANYKGEVKVLFEVDANGEFKVIYVNALNDALSEEAKRVFKKFPKIKPSTYNGKPTYSKYTISIDIPLKSADQIAQEALAAAQILKPLEKPMTELDSIVYKKYNNPEFESHLNIPFSHSYYAQFDKAMNQVGSNNHTASKPYTYAEVSKYYNLKAVNQSLQKNVSSWLGRKFWNENMVQIQGEDYWLSLNPIVDLQMGKASDLDASYTYVNTRALNFRGGLGKQINFTTTIFESQGRFAGYYNDFAETLKPSGGNPAILPGMGIAKRFKTDAYDFPLAEANITYAPSKFFDLQLGYGRNFIGDGYRSLLESDGASPYPYFKINTTFWKIKYTNTYMWLKDVRPDVTLERTYATKFMANHYLSWNVSNKLNLGFFESVVWTDTNNRGFDINFVNPIIFYRSVEFASSSRSGNALLGVTSKYKWSNTVNLYAQFLLDEFSLGDMKSGDGSWKNKFGYQLGAKYFNAFEVKDLLLQLEYNHVRPYVYAHSAVITNYGHNNQSVGHQWGGNFSELVAIGRYHKGRYFADAKFTVGKRGLDFDTAEDSFNYGGNIYKNYDEKRPYDKGVKVGQGNKTNVFIADIQGGYLINPMTNLKLFGSFLYRNFDPTKNTPTTFKQSTTWFSIGLRSDIFNWYFDY, encoded by the coding sequence GTGAATAAGATTGCCCTGTCTTTTATTTTAACCTTAACCGCTTTGTTTGCTTTTTCGCAGGAAAGTAACAATACTTCAATCAAACCTGGTTTCGCTGCAGAACAGTTTCCGGTTTTTCCAAACTGTGAAAATCTTCAATCCAAGCAACTAGAAAATTGTTTTTATAAAGAAGTGCAGGATTTTGTATTTCAGAATTATCAGGTGCCTGAAAATCTAAAACAAGCCAATTATAAAGGGGAAGTAAAAGTCTTATTTGAAGTAGATGCAAATGGCGAGTTTAAAGTGATTTATGTAAACGCGTTAAACGATGCGTTATCAGAAGAAGCTAAACGTGTTTTTAAGAAGTTTCCCAAGATCAAGCCTTCTACCTATAACGGAAAACCAACTTATTCTAAATACACAATTTCGATCGATATTCCTTTAAAAAGTGCCGATCAGATTGCTCAGGAAGCATTGGCTGCTGCCCAAATTTTAAAGCCTCTGGAAAAGCCAATGACAGAACTGGATAGTATTGTGTATAAAAAATACAACAATCCGGAATTTGAAAGTCATTTGAATATTCCGTTTTCACACAGTTATTATGCACAATTTGATAAAGCAATGAATCAGGTGGGAAGTAATAACCATACCGCATCAAAGCCGTATACGTATGCTGAAGTTTCAAAATATTATAATTTAAAAGCAGTAAATCAATCCCTTCAGAAAAATGTCTCCAGTTGGCTGGGGAGAAAATTCTGGAATGAAAATATGGTTCAGATTCAGGGAGAAGATTATTGGCTGTCCTTAAATCCTATTGTGGATCTACAAATGGGAAAAGCTTCGGATTTGGATGCTTCCTATACCTACGTAAATACACGTGCCTTAAATTTCAGAGGAGGATTAGGAAAACAAATCAATTTTACCACAACTATCTTTGAAAGTCAGGGGCGGTTTGCGGGTTATTATAATGATTTTGCCGAGACACTAAAACCGTCGGGAGGAAATCCGGCTATTCTTCCGGGAATGGGAATTGCCAAACGATTCAAAACGGATGCTTATGATTTTCCTTTAGCAGAAGCAAATATTACCTACGCGCCAAGTAAATTTTTTGATCTGCAATTGGGTTATGGAAGAAATTTTATTGGTGATGGATACCGTTCATTGCTCGAAAGTGACGGAGCAAGTCCGTATCCGTATTTTAAAATCAATACGACCTTTTGGAAAATAAAATACACCAATACCTATATGTGGCTCAAAGATGTTCGTCCGGATGTGACCCTGGAGAGAACTTATGCCACAAAATTCATGGCCAATCATTACTTAAGTTGGAACGTGTCTAATAAGTTGAACTTAGGTTTTTTTGAATCAGTAGTCTGGACCGATACAAATAATAGAGGTTTTGATATTAATTTTGTGAATCCAATTATTTTCTACCGTTCTGTCGAGTTTGCATCATCATCAAGAAGTGGAAATGCATTATTGGGAGTAACGTCTAAATACAAGTGGAGCAATACTGTTAATTTGTATGCTCAGTTTTTATTGGATGAATTTTCATTAGGAGATATGAAAAGCGGAGACGGCAGCTGGAAAAATAAATTCGGATACCAATTGGGAGCAAAATATTTCAATGCATTTGAAGTAAAAGATTTGCTGCTGCAGTTAGAATACAATCATGTGCGTCCGTATGTATATGCGCACAGTGCGGTGATTACCAATTATGGGCACAACAATCAGAGTGTAGGACACCAATGGGGAGGTAATTTTTCGGAACTGGTGGCAATCGGACGTTATCATAAAGGGCGTTATTTTGCTGATGCGAAATTTACCGTTGGAAAAAGAGGTTTGGACTTTGATACCGCTGAAGATAGCTTTAATTACGGAGGTAACATTTATAAAAACTATGATGAGAAACGACCGTATGATAAAGGTGTAAAAGTAGGACAGGGGAATAAAACAAATGTTTTTATAGCAGATATACAAGGGGGATACCTGATAAACCCGATGACGAATCTGAAACTGTTCGGAAGTTTTTTATATCGAAATTTTGATCCCACGAAAAATACACCCACAACTTTTAAGCAAAGTACCACCTGGTTTTCTATCGGATTGCGTTCCGATATCTTCAATTGGTATTTTGATTACTAG
- the deoC gene encoding deoxyribose-phosphate aldolase → MNVKQYLDSTYLKTASQAGLSEAENTLVVKNAIEEAIREGFKLIMIRPEQVVLAKEMIHKANSTLLIGTVIDFPEGDSDLESKLKEANKAIEDGADDLDFVCNYKAFKEGDVDLVRQEILVGTQIGLASNKTVKWIIEVAALNDTQIIQLSALIKNVVMSHFKEENYASVFVKSSTGFYKTENDLPNGATLPTIIMMLENASPLPVKAAGGVRSYQDAIEMIRLGVKRIGTSAAKTIADGGNTSNQY, encoded by the coding sequence ATGAATGTTAAGCAATATTTGGACTCTACGTATTTAAAAACAGCCTCCCAGGCAGGACTTTCGGAAGCAGAAAATACCCTTGTGGTTAAAAATGCTATTGAAGAGGCGATTCGCGAAGGCTTTAAACTAATCATGATTCGGCCTGAACAGGTGGTTTTGGCAAAAGAAATGATTCATAAAGCCAATTCGACTTTGCTGATCGGTACAGTCATTGATTTTCCTGAAGGGGACTCAGATTTAGAGTCTAAATTAAAAGAAGCCAACAAAGCAATAGAAGACGGAGCAGATGATCTGGATTTTGTTTGCAATTATAAGGCATTCAAAGAAGGAGATGTTGACCTGGTCAGACAAGAGATTTTAGTGGGAACACAAATTGGTCTTGCAAGTAATAAAACAGTGAAATGGATTATTGAAGTTGCGGCCTTAAATGATACACAGATCATTCAGCTTTCGGCATTGATCAAAAATGTAGTGATGTCTCATTTTAAAGAAGAAAACTACGCTTCAGTTTTCGTGAAGTCGTCCACTGGATTTTATAAAACCGAAAACGATTTGCCAAACGGAGCTACCCTTCCAACAATTATAATGATGTTAGAAAACGCATCACCTTTGCCTGTTAAAGCTGCCGGAGGAGTTCGGTCTTATCAGGATGCCATAGAAATGATTCGCTTAGGTGTAAAACGAATCGGAACCTCTGCTGCAAAAACAATTGCGGATGGAGGGAATACCTCAAATCAATATTAA